The sequence AGGAAATAGCGAGCAAATATAATGCCGAAATCGTTGCTGAGATCCCATACAGCGAAAACATAATCAAAAGCTATGTTGAAGGAAGGCCCATAATTCTAAGCAGCTGTGAAGAGGCCGAGATTTTCAGAAAGCTTGCTGAAAAAGTTGCTGAGTATTTGGGGTGATAGAAATGCAGATTGTCATTGCAAGCGGTAAGGGTGGAGTCGGGAAATCAACAGTTGCAGCTTCGCTATTATACCTCCTAAAGGAAAAGTACAGCTTCGTCGCTGTTGATGCAGATGCCGATGCCCCAAATCTGCATCTCCTCCTTGGAGTCGAACGCTGGGAAGAAGAAAAAGAGCTGACTGGTGCAAAGGTTGCAAGGATAAATCCCGATACCTGCATCAGATGCGGAATCTGTGCAGAAAGGTGTCCATACGACTGCATAAAGCTCATTGATGGAGAATATGTTGTGAATAAGCTCACATGTGAAGGCTGTGGAGTGTGTAAACTTGTGTGCCCAGTTAAGGGAACAATAACTCTTGAAGAAGTTCACTCTGGAGTGATAAGGAAAACCACAACAAAATACGGATTCCCACTAATTTCAGCTCAGCTGGACGTTGGGAGGCCTAATAGTGGGAAGCTCGTTACAGAAGAGAAGGAATGGGCGAAGAAGATAATGAAAGAGCAAAAGCTGGAGCACATGATAGTCGATTCAGCTGCGGGGATTGGGTGTCAAGTAATTGCAAGCGTCGGTGGAGCTGATGTCGCAATCCTCATTGCAGAGCCCACTCCAGCATCACTGAGCGATGTTAAAAGGGTTTACAAGGTTGTCCAGCACTTTAGGGAGCCAGCTTATTTGATAATCAACAAAGCGGATATAAATCCAGGATTCAAAGCCCTTGAGAAGTGGGCTGAGGAGGAAGGAATACCCATATTGGGTAGAGTTCCCTATGACAGAGCAATACCCGAAAGCATGACAATGCTCAAACCTGTTGTGGAGGCGTTTCCAGATTCAAAAGCCAGCAGAGCACTTAAAGAAATTGCAAAAGCTGTGGAAGATGAAATTTTGAAGTAGCTTTCTTCTTAACTAATTTTTAAATAATAAATAAATAGCTTTTTAATTAAATAAACAGCAATCAAGTTTTTGATAATATCGAGGCAACATTTGTAATTTTTGCTTGTTTCTAGGACCTTAAATCTGTGTTATATCACTGGTCTTAGTTGTTAAACACTACCGATAAGCATAAAGCCAAAATAAGTGTAATATTTCTTGGAATGACAAAGTGCAAGCTATGTGGTTATGAATTCGAAGAGATTAGCAGATCAATTGGGGTATGTGTTAACTGCCTTAGAAAAGATAAGCAAGCTTTGAAAACAGCGATGGAAAGTCACTTCAAGTGGCGCGAACTTATGGGGCTTCCCCCAGAGCCGCCAAAGGATGGAGAACTTCAATGTAAAATCTGTGTTAATGAGTGCAAAATTCCAAGAAATAGTTCAGGCTACTGTGGAATAATATGGAACAGAGAGAGAAAGATGACTACAATAACTGGGACATTTGATAAAGCTTATCTTCACTGGTATCTCGACCCCCACCCAACAAACTGTGTTGCTGAGCCTGTCTGCCCTGAGCGGGAGCACTATGGTTTTTATAACTTAGCTGTCTTCTTTGCTGGATGCAACTTGGACTGCCTCTTCTGCCAGAACATCCACCACAAATACATGATAAAAGAAGGCAGAATTGACCTAGGAGAAGGCGTTGTATTAAGCACAGAGGAGCTTGTAAATATTGCTATGCAGAGACGGATTACTTGTGTCTGCTACTTCGGAGGCGATCCAACGCCGCACAGCATTTATGCTCTGAAAGTATCAAGGAAAATTCTAAAGCGGGCTGAAGAAAGTAAAGAAATGAAAAGAATTTGCTGGGAGACAAATGGCTTGGAAAATCCAAAGATTATGGTGAAAATGGCAGAGCTCAGTCTCAAAAGTGGAGGGATTATCAAGATTGACTGGAAAGCATATACACCAAGCATTTATCAAGCTCTGACAGGCATAAATGGGGAAAAAGCCATCGAAAGGATAAAAGAGAACGTTAAGCTTGTCTTGAAGATGAGTGAAGGAAGAAAGCCACCTCTTTTAGTTGTCAGCACTCTTGTAGTTCCTCACTATGTTGATGAGCATGAGGTGTTTAATATTGCGAGCTATATAGCTGAAATAAATCCAGAAACGCCTTACGTACTGTTAGCTTTTGCTCCCCAGCATTTAATGTATGATGTCCCAACAACAAGCAGGAGGCAAATGGAAAAGGTTTACAAAGCAGCTCAAGAGGCAGGGTTGAAAAACATTTACATCGGGAATCCATGGCTACTGAGATAACT is a genomic window of Thermococcus sp. M39 containing:
- a CDS encoding radical SAM protein — its product is MTKCKLCGYEFEEISRSIGVCVNCLRKDKQALKTAMESHFKWRELMGLPPEPPKDGELQCKICVNECKIPRNSSGYCGIIWNRERKMTTITGTFDKAYLHWYLDPHPTNCVAEPVCPEREHYGFYNLAVFFAGCNLDCLFCQNIHHKYMIKEGRIDLGEGVVLSTEELVNIAMQRRITCVCYFGGDPTPHSIYALKVSRKILKRAEESKEMKRICWETNGLENPKIMVKMAELSLKSGGIIKIDWKAYTPSIYQALTGINGEKAIERIKENVKLVLKMSEGRKPPLLVVSTLVVPHYVDEHEVFNIASYIAEINPETPYVLLAFAPQHLMYDVPTTSRRQMEKVYKAAQEAGLKNIYIGNPWLLR
- a CDS encoding P-loop NTPase encodes the protein MQIVIASGKGGVGKSTVAASLLYLLKEKYSFVAVDADADAPNLHLLLGVERWEEEKELTGAKVARINPDTCIRCGICAERCPYDCIKLIDGEYVVNKLTCEGCGVCKLVCPVKGTITLEEVHSGVIRKTTTKYGFPLISAQLDVGRPNSGKLVTEEKEWAKKIMKEQKLEHMIVDSAAGIGCQVIASVGGADVAILIAEPTPASLSDVKRVYKVVQHFREPAYLIINKADINPGFKALEKWAEEEGIPILGRVPYDRAIPESMTMLKPVVEAFPDSKASRALKEIAKAVEDEILK